One genomic window of Geodermatophilus sp. DSM 44513 includes the following:
- a CDS encoding AGE family epimerase/isomerase yields MPTTGDSPQSGSWTSLPSHRAWLDGEGDRLLDFAAAAGGAPTGFAWLDDDGRPDAEQVPQLWITARMTHVFALAHLRGRPGAGPLVDSGLAALGGPFRDAEHGGWFSSLTPDGAPAATDKSAYDHAFVVLAAASATAAGRPGAEDLLQGALAVVEQHFWRDDEGRSVESWDRTWSELEAYRGANSNMHTVEAFLTVAAVTGDDRWLARATSIAERLVHTAARENGWRLPEHFDTEWRPLPDYNADRRNDKFRPYGSTPGHWLEWSRLLLHLEAALGAGAPDWLLPDARSLFDAAVDVGWAPDGQPGFVYTLDWADRPVVASRLHWVLTEAIGAAAALVRRTGDPGYEHWYRTFWDEAVTRFTDRDRGSWVHELPVGDADAVWTGKPDVYHAYQATLLPQLPLAPVLAAALRQQLGAA; encoded by the coding sequence ATGCCGACGACCGGTGACTCTCCGCAGTCCGGCTCCTGGACCTCGCTGCCGAGCCACCGTGCCTGGCTGGACGGCGAGGGAGACCGGCTGCTCGACTTCGCCGCAGCCGCCGGCGGTGCGCCGACCGGGTTCGCCTGGCTCGACGACGACGGCCGTCCCGACGCAGAGCAGGTGCCCCAGCTGTGGATCACCGCGCGCATGACGCACGTCTTCGCGCTGGCCCACCTGCGCGGGCGGCCCGGTGCCGGGCCGCTGGTCGACTCCGGGCTGGCCGCCCTGGGCGGTCCCTTCCGGGACGCCGAGCACGGCGGCTGGTTCTCCTCCCTGACCCCCGACGGCGCGCCCGCCGCCACGGACAAGTCCGCCTACGACCACGCCTTCGTCGTGCTCGCCGCGGCCAGCGCCACCGCGGCCGGGCGGCCGGGCGCCGAGGACCTGCTGCAGGGAGCGCTCGCCGTGGTGGAGCAGCACTTCTGGCGGGACGACGAGGGCCGCTCGGTCGAGAGCTGGGACCGCACGTGGTCGGAGCTGGAGGCCTACCGCGGCGCCAACAGCAACATGCACACGGTGGAGGCCTTCCTCACCGTCGCAGCCGTGACCGGCGACGACCGGTGGCTCGCCCGCGCCACGAGCATCGCCGAGCGGCTGGTGCACACGGCGGCCCGCGAGAACGGCTGGCGGCTGCCCGAGCACTTCGACACCGAGTGGCGGCCGCTGCCGGACTACAACGCCGACCGGAGGAACGACAAGTTCCGGCCGTACGGCTCCACGCCCGGGCACTGGCTGGAGTGGTCGCGGCTGCTCCTGCACCTGGAGGCCGCGCTCGGTGCCGGAGCACCCGACTGGCTGCTGCCCGACGCGCGGAGCCTGTTCGACGCCGCCGTCGACGTCGGCTGGGCGCCCGACGGGCAGCCCGGCTTCGTCTACACGCTGGACTGGGCGGACCGGCCGGTCGTCGCCTCCCGGCTGCACTGGGTGCTCACCGAGGCCATCGGTGCGGCGGCCGCCCTCGTCCGACGCACCGGCGATCCCGGCTACGAGCACTGGTACCGCACGTTCTGGGACGAGGCCGTCACCCGGTTCACCGACCGGGACCGGGGCAGCTGGGTGCACGAGCTGCCCGTGGGTGACGCCGACGCCGTCTGGACGGGCAAGCCGGACGTCTACCACGCCTACCAGGCGACGCTGCTCCCCCAGCTCCCCCTGGCGCCGGTGCTGGCCGCGGCCCTGCGGCAGCAGCTCGGTGCGGCCTGA
- a CDS encoding muconolactone Delta-isomerase family protein, translated as MLFHVSFRVEHTRLGRDEFWDEWERETQAALGALETGVIKSLYKVAGQRRVIGIVEVESHDQLDQIVMGALPMSHHLTLEEVLPVREYAAFAEDVGRRWQS; from the coding sequence ATGCTGTTCCACGTCAGCTTCCGCGTCGAGCACACCCGGCTGGGCCGCGACGAGTTCTGGGACGAGTGGGAGCGGGAGACGCAGGCGGCGCTCGGCGCGCTCGAGACCGGGGTCATCAAGAGCCTGTACAAGGTCGCCGGTCAGCGCCGGGTCATCGGCATCGTGGAGGTCGAGTCGCACGACCAACTCGACCAGATCGTCATGGGCGCCCTGCCGATGAGCCACCACCTGACCCTCGAGGAGGTCCTCCCGGTCCGGGAGTACGCGGCCTTCGCCGAGGACGTGGGCAGGCGCTGGCAGTCCTAG
- a CDS encoding 1-phosphofructokinase family hexose kinase gives MTEPPAGPTVHVVGPNPAQDRLQVVPRLVVGEVHRAVEVVSRPGGKGMIVARGTVRLGGRAALHGFVGGSVGRQVSAGCRELGIDDRHVPIAGETRVNTVIVDRATGDSTVVNEPGPEVAVGEVDALVEGLLAAVRPGDLVVCTGSLPRGAPVDLYARCVTALRGHHVRTLVDTSGPGLGHAMRSGPDVLKVNEEELRADGGLTGAGQDADLETLMARALSAGAGAVVVTRGAAGLCYRSAGEGWDVTSPPVQVVNATGSGDLMLAGFVTSLAQGEDLATALRTGAAAGAANARRLEPDLSGRDEVLELRAAAVATAVPGVHA, from the coding sequence GTGACCGAACCGCCCGCAGGCCCGACGGTCCACGTCGTCGGCCCCAACCCCGCACAGGACCGGCTGCAGGTGGTCCCGCGCCTGGTGGTGGGCGAGGTGCACCGCGCCGTCGAGGTGGTCAGCCGGCCGGGTGGCAAGGGCATGATCGTGGCCCGCGGCACGGTGCGACTGGGCGGCCGCGCTGCACTGCACGGCTTCGTCGGCGGGTCCGTGGGCCGACAGGTCTCGGCCGGCTGCCGCGAGCTGGGCATCGACGACCGGCACGTGCCGATCGCCGGTGAGACCCGGGTGAACACGGTGATCGTGGACCGCGCCACCGGCGACTCCACCGTGGTCAACGAACCCGGCCCGGAGGTGGCGGTCGGCGAGGTCGACGCCCTGGTCGAGGGACTGCTGGCCGCGGTCCGCCCCGGCGACCTGGTCGTGTGCACCGGCAGCCTGCCGCGCGGCGCCCCGGTCGACCTCTACGCGCGCTGCGTGACCGCGCTGCGCGGGCACCACGTCCGCACCCTCGTCGACACCTCCGGGCCGGGGCTGGGCCACGCGATGCGCTCGGGCCCCGACGTGCTCAAGGTCAACGAGGAGGAGCTGCGGGCCGACGGCGGGCTGACCGGTGCCGGGCAGGACGCCGACCTGGAGACGCTCATGGCGCGTGCCCTGTCGGCCGGGGCCGGCGCGGTCGTCGTCACCCGGGGTGCCGCCGGCCTGTGCTACCGGTCGGCCGGGGAGGGCTGGGACGTCACCAGCCCGCCCGTGCAGGTGGTCAACGCGACCGGCTCCGGCGACCTGATGCTGGCCGGCTTCGTCACCTCGCTCGCGCAGGGTGAGGACCTCGCGACGGCGCTGCGCACCGGTGCCGCAGCCGGAGCGGCCAACGCCCGGCGGCTGGAGCCCGACCTCAGCGGACGCGACGAGGTCCTCGAGCTGCGGGCCGCCGCCGTCGCCACCGCCGTCCCCGGCGTGCACGCGTGA
- a CDS encoding ATP-binding cassette domain-containing protein: MTPALEARGLRREFGHVRALDGADFDIDPGEVVALIGDNGAGKSTLVKALSGSLAVDSGELYSNGKRVTIDSPAAARALGIETVYQDLALAPHLDPVQNMYLGREVMRPGLLGKLGFMDHVEMREKTQRAFSDLGATVRDYAAPVGAMSGGQRQQIAVARAAAWASRVIFLDEPTAALGVVQTRNVLDLIRRVRDRGIAVVLISHSMPHVIEVADRIQVLRLGRRVATYDAKQTSMEELVGAMTGAINQEAA, encoded by the coding sequence GTGACCCCGGCGCTCGAGGCCAGAGGCCTCCGGCGCGAGTTCGGGCACGTCCGTGCCCTCGACGGCGCCGACTTCGACATCGACCCCGGTGAGGTGGTCGCCCTCATCGGCGACAACGGTGCCGGGAAGAGCACACTGGTCAAGGCGCTGTCGGGTTCGCTCGCGGTCGACTCGGGCGAGTTGTACAGCAACGGGAAGCGCGTCACGATCGACAGCCCCGCCGCGGCCCGCGCGCTGGGCATCGAGACCGTCTACCAGGACCTCGCGCTCGCCCCGCACCTGGACCCGGTGCAGAACATGTACCTCGGGCGGGAGGTCATGCGACCCGGCCTGCTCGGCAAGCTCGGGTTCATGGACCACGTCGAGATGAGGGAGAAGACCCAGCGGGCGTTCTCCGACCTCGGGGCGACCGTGCGGGACTACGCCGCGCCCGTCGGCGCGATGTCCGGTGGCCAACGGCAGCAGATCGCCGTCGCACGCGCCGCCGCGTGGGCCAGTCGGGTCATCTTCCTCGACGAGCCCACCGCGGCCCTCGGTGTGGTGCAGACCCGCAACGTGCTGGACCTGATCCGGCGGGTGCGTGACCGCGGCATCGCCGTCGTCCTGATCAGCCACTCGATGCCGCACGTGATCGAGGTGGCCGATCGCATCCAGGTGCTGCGCCTCGGCCGCCGGGTGGCCACCTACGACGCCAAGCAGACCTCGATGGAGGAGCTGGTGGGAGCCATGACCGGGGCGATCAACCAGGAGGCGGCGTGA
- a CDS encoding mannitol dehydrogenase family protein: MTTTPLSESTLPALPEAVQGPGYDRALVGSGVVHLGVGGFHRSHQAVYFDRLLSLGHADWGITGVGVLAADRPLHMALRAQDGLYTVVLKSADGSIEPSVVGSLVRLLLVDDDPEAVLAAMAAPATRLVSMTITEGGYSTDKSTGRFRLDDALAADLTGPRPRTAFGLLSEALHRRRTTGTPPFTVVSCDNVEGNGDLTRQTLLEFIRLQEAHADDGLADWIVTSGAFPNSMVDRITPATTDGDRQRLTAETGLADRWPVVAEPYLQWVLEDRFSDARPPLAEVGVQIVEDVRPYELMKLRLLNASHQVMSYLGYLAGYRRVDEVVADPLFGALIERYMRLEATPTLPPVPDTDLAEYRRSLLERFANPAVSDTLLRNCAEGSERIATFVLPVIREQLAAGGPCDLAVLAVAAWARYAAGTDEDGQPIPVVDARLDRLAPLLRGPDGDPLVVLALEEVFGDLRADERFRQAYARAAELLHRLGARQAVAQLLGP, translated from the coding sequence ATGACCACCACCCCACTCAGCGAGTCGACCCTGCCCGCACTGCCCGAGGCGGTGCAGGGGCCGGGCTACGACCGTGCCCTGGTCGGCAGCGGCGTCGTCCACCTGGGCGTGGGTGGTTTCCACCGGTCGCACCAAGCGGTCTACTTCGACCGGCTGCTGAGCCTCGGGCACGCCGACTGGGGGATCACCGGTGTCGGGGTGCTCGCCGCCGACCGCCCCCTGCACATGGCGCTACGCGCCCAGGACGGGCTCTACACGGTGGTCCTGAAGAGCGCGGACGGGTCCATCGAGCCGTCCGTGGTGGGCTCGTTGGTCCGGCTCCTGCTGGTGGACGACGATCCCGAGGCGGTGCTGGCGGCGATGGCTGCGCCGGCCACCCGGTTGGTCAGCATGACCATCACCGAGGGCGGCTACAGCACGGACAAGTCCACCGGCCGGTTCCGGTTGGACGACGCGCTGGCCGCCGACCTCACCGGCCCCCGCCCGCGAACCGCGTTCGGTCTGCTCTCCGAGGCGCTGCACCGACGGCGCACGACCGGGACGCCGCCGTTCACCGTCGTCTCCTGCGACAACGTGGAGGGCAACGGCGACCTGACCCGCCAGACGCTGCTGGAGTTCATCCGGTTGCAGGAGGCGCACGCCGATGACGGGCTGGCCGACTGGATCGTCACCTCCGGCGCCTTCCCGAACTCGATGGTCGACCGGATCACCCCGGCCACCACCGACGGGGACCGCCAGCGGCTGACGGCCGAGACCGGCCTGGCCGACCGGTGGCCGGTGGTGGCCGAGCCGTACCTGCAGTGGGTGCTGGAGGACCGGTTCAGCGACGCCCGCCCGCCGCTGGCCGAGGTCGGTGTCCAGATCGTCGAGGACGTGCGCCCGTACGAGCTGATGAAGCTGCGCCTGCTCAACGCCAGCCACCAGGTGATGTCCTACCTCGGGTACCTGGCCGGGTACCGCCGGGTCGACGAGGTGGTGGCCGACCCGCTGTTCGGAGCACTGATCGAGCGGTACATGCGGCTCGAGGCCACGCCGACCCTCCCACCGGTGCCGGACACCGACCTCGCCGAGTACCGGCGCAGCCTCCTGGAGCGCTTCGCCAACCCGGCAGTGAGCGACACCCTGCTGCGCAACTGCGCCGAGGGATCCGAGCGGATCGCCACCTTCGTGCTGCCGGTGATCCGGGAGCAGCTCGCCGCCGGCGGCCCGTGCGACCTCGCGGTGCTCGCCGTGGCCGCCTGGGCCCGGTACGCCGCGGGCACCGACGAGGACGGCCAGCCGATCCCCGTGGTGGACGCCCGACTGGACCGTCTCGCCCCGCTGCTGCGCGGCCCCGATGGCGACCCGCTGGTGGTGCTCGCGCTCGAGGAGGTCTTCGGCGACCTCCGGGCGGACGAGCGCTTCCGGCAGGCCTACGCGCGGGCGGCCGAGCTGCTGCACCGGCTGGGTGCCCGACAGGCCGTGGCGCAGCTCCTCGGCCCGTGA
- a CDS encoding class II fructose-bisphosphate aldolase, protein MARAALTDVLTAAQQAHGGVGAFNVVQLEHAEAIVAGAERAGRPTVLQVSENAVRYHGALTPVGRAMLEIADAADVPVVVHLDHATDVALVEQALALGFTSVMFDGSTLPVEENLATTRGVVEQAHDRGASVEAEIGEIGGKDGVHAPGVRTRPEDAARFVAETGIDAVAVAVGSSHAMTTRTARLDLDLVRAIRDAVPVPLVLHGSSGVPDDHLRQAVQAGMTKINISTHLNGTFTRAVREQLLADPALVDPRTYLGAARTATALEVERLVRLLAG, encoded by the coding sequence GTGGCACGCGCAGCACTGACCGACGTCCTGACCGCGGCGCAGCAGGCGCACGGCGGCGTCGGGGCCTTCAACGTCGTCCAGCTCGAGCACGCCGAGGCGATCGTCGCGGGGGCCGAGCGGGCGGGTCGGCCCACCGTGCTGCAGGTCAGCGAGAACGCCGTCCGCTACCACGGGGCGCTGACGCCGGTGGGCCGCGCGATGCTGGAGATCGCCGACGCCGCCGATGTCCCGGTGGTGGTCCACCTGGACCACGCCACCGATGTCGCGCTCGTCGAGCAGGCCCTGGCGCTGGGGTTCACCTCGGTGATGTTCGACGGCTCCACCCTGCCGGTCGAGGAGAACCTCGCCACCACGCGGGGCGTCGTCGAGCAGGCGCACGACCGCGGGGCCTCCGTCGAGGCCGAGATCGGCGAGATCGGCGGCAAGGACGGCGTCCACGCGCCCGGGGTGCGGACCCGGCCGGAGGACGCCGCCCGGTTCGTCGCGGAGACCGGCATCGACGCGGTGGCCGTGGCAGTCGGCAGCTCGCACGCGATGACGACGCGCACCGCGCGGCTGGACCTGGACCTGGTCAGGGCCATCCGCGACGCCGTGCCGGTGCCGCTGGTGCTGCACGGTTCCTCCGGCGTCCCGGACGACCACCTGCGCCAGGCGGTGCAGGCCGGCATGACGAAGATCAACATCTCCACGCACCTGAACGGCACCTTCACCCGCGCGGTGCGCGAGCAGCTCCTCGCCGACCCCGCGCTCGTCGACCCCCGCACGTACCTGGGTGCGGCCCGGACGGCGACCGCGCTGGAGGTCGAGCGGCTGGTCCGGCTGCTGGCCGGCTGA
- a CDS encoding ABC transporter permease — translation MTTATEPDRDAAPVEEEKPKTTLQRLLGAQAFQILGVLLILIVLFSLAEPDAFLSVNNFRNVVVNVSILAIIGVGMTFVIVTGGIDLSVGSVLVFSGVVAAKVMEALGGQGVGVSIVGALVACGAGTLWGLFNGVVVARLKVPPLIVTLGTLGMALGAAQILTGGIDLRGAPTVLTDTIGFGRLFGQIPYLSLIALAVVVVGAVVLHRTRFGRYTYAVGSNGEAARRVGVKADRHLILVYTLAGSCAGLAGILNLAFFSSTTIAGQSNTALNVIAGVVIGGTSLFGGIGTIAGTVIGLFIPAVLQNGFVIMGVQPFWQQVVVGAFLIAAVYVDQVRRAAASRGASARRSSFSRFSRPRGARRKEAQ, via the coding sequence GTGACCACCGCGACGGAGCCGGACCGGGACGCCGCACCGGTCGAGGAGGAGAAGCCGAAGACCACGCTGCAGCGCCTCCTGGGCGCCCAGGCGTTCCAGATCCTGGGTGTGCTGCTCATCCTCATCGTGCTGTTCAGCCTCGCCGAACCGGACGCGTTCCTGTCGGTGAACAACTTCCGCAACGTGGTCGTCAACGTCTCGATCCTGGCGATCATCGGCGTCGGGATGACGTTCGTCATCGTCACCGGAGGCATCGATCTCTCCGTCGGCAGCGTGCTGGTCTTCAGCGGCGTGGTCGCGGCCAAGGTCATGGAGGCCCTGGGTGGCCAGGGTGTCGGCGTGTCGATCGTCGGCGCCCTGGTCGCGTGCGGCGCGGGCACGCTGTGGGGTCTGTTCAACGGCGTGGTCGTCGCGCGCCTGAAGGTGCCCCCGCTGATCGTCACCCTCGGGACTCTCGGCATGGCGCTGGGCGCCGCGCAGATCCTGACCGGCGGCATCGACCTGCGGGGCGCCCCCACCGTGCTGACCGACACGATCGGCTTCGGCCGGCTGTTCGGTCAGATCCCCTACCTGTCGCTCATCGCGCTGGCGGTCGTGGTGGTCGGCGCGGTGGTCCTGCACCGCACCCGGTTCGGCCGCTACACGTACGCCGTCGGCTCGAACGGCGAGGCGGCGCGGCGGGTCGGCGTCAAGGCGGACCGGCACCTGATCCTCGTGTACACGCTGGCCGGCTCCTGCGCGGGCCTCGCCGGGATCCTGAACCTCGCCTTCTTCTCGTCGACCACGATCGCCGGGCAGTCGAACACCGCGCTCAACGTCATCGCCGGTGTCGTCATCGGTGGCACGAGCCTCTTCGGCGGCATCGGCACGATCGCCGGCACGGTGATCGGTCTCTTCATCCCCGCCGTCCTGCAGAACGGCTTCGTGATCATGGGCGTCCAGCCCTTCTGGCAGCAGGTCGTCGTCGGCGCGTTCCTCATCGCCGCGGTCTACGTCGACCAGGTGCGCCGCGCCGCGGCGAGCCGCGGGGCGAGCGCCCGCCGTTCCTCGTTCTCCCGATTCTCCCGCCCACGAGGGGCACGTCGAAAGGAAGCACAGTGA
- a CDS encoding ABC transporter substrate-binding protein, producing the protein MNRGTTARIAAISALALVLAACGGDDADGGSAGGGGGGSEAYEVAFVQGVAGDEFYITMECGIQEAAEELGVEVSTQGPQQFDPALQTPIVDSVVAGSPDGLLIAPTDVTGMYRPIKVAADAGITVGLVDTTLEDPSMAVTQVASDNEGGGAAAFQAIQEANPDGGKVLIVGHEPGISTNEARIKGFLDALAEDPKFTALPTQYAQNEVAEGARIVTSTLQSDPDLIGIFGTNLFAAEGAATGLRQAGAEEQVTVVGFDAGPAQVEALENGTVQALVAQQPAEIGRQGLEQVVASLNGEEPEAEIQTGFTILTQENLADNQDAVYRSSC; encoded by the coding sequence GTGAACAGAGGCACCACTGCCCGGATCGCCGCCATCTCGGCGCTCGCCCTCGTCCTCGCCGCCTGTGGCGGGGACGACGCCGACGGCGGCTCAGCCGGCGGGGGCGGCGGGGGCTCGGAGGCCTACGAGGTGGCATTCGTCCAGGGCGTCGCCGGTGACGAGTTCTACATCACCATGGAGTGCGGCATCCAGGAGGCGGCCGAGGAGCTCGGCGTCGAGGTCAGCACCCAGGGTCCCCAGCAGTTCGACCCCGCCCTGCAGACGCCGATCGTCGACAGCGTCGTGGCCGGTTCCCCGGACGGGCTGCTCATCGCGCCGACCGACGTGACCGGGATGTACCGCCCGATCAAGGTGGCGGCGGACGCGGGGATCACCGTCGGCCTGGTCGACACCACCTTGGAGGACCCCTCCATGGCGGTCACTCAGGTGGCCTCGGACAACGAGGGCGGTGGGGCCGCGGCCTTCCAGGCCATCCAGGAGGCGAACCCGGACGGTGGCAAGGTCCTCATCGTCGGCCACGAGCCAGGCATCAGCACCAACGAGGCGCGGATCAAGGGCTTCCTCGACGCCCTGGCCGAGGATCCCAAGTTCACCGCCCTGCCGACGCAGTACGCGCAGAACGAGGTCGCCGAGGGTGCCCGGATCGTGACCTCGACGCTCCAGTCGGACCCCGACCTCATCGGCATCTTCGGCACCAACCTCTTCGCCGCGGAAGGTGCCGCCACCGGGCTGCGTCAGGCCGGTGCTGAGGAGCAGGTGACCGTCGTCGGCTTCGACGCCGGCCCGGCCCAGGTCGAGGCGCTGGAGAACGGCACCGTGCAGGCCCTCGTGGCCCAGCAGCCGGCCGAGATCGGCCGGCAGGGCCTCGAGCAGGTCGTCGCCTCGCTGAACGGTGAGGAGCCCGAGGCCGAGATCCAGACCGGCTTCACGATCCTCACGCAGGAGAACCTGGCCGACAACCAGGACGCGGTCTACCGCTCCAGCTGCTGA
- a CDS encoding LacI family DNA-binding transcriptional regulator, which translates to MRERVTLRDVARIAAVSAKTVSRVVNGDAHVTPGTRARVQQAIAELGFQPNLVARSLRVGRADVVGLVVESLADPFFARLTSAVEQAAYERGLAVMVSSVGNQEPERESVIVESLLVRQVAGLIVAPMAQSHAYLAGPGRRTPIVFVDRLPEGLVSDAVLVDDLAAAETATRHLLDHGHRRVAFLGSELRNPTTRLRLAGYRRALAAQGLADDESLVAVGAGTVAEARAAAEQLLAAPQPPTAIFSSNMRCSLGLVPLLHGHGRTDVAVVSFDDFAMADSLVPAVTVLDHDPEVIGRVAAERLFRRLDDPDAPAETVMVPVGLVARGSGELRPHGHEVVAAHDGLKDELQDMVRHGGEGRASTMTSPHAQEGAR; encoded by the coding sequence GTGCGTGAGCGCGTCACGTTGCGTGACGTCGCCCGCATCGCAGCGGTCAGCGCGAAGACGGTCTCCCGCGTCGTCAACGGGGACGCGCACGTCACCCCCGGCACCCGGGCCAGGGTGCAGCAGGCGATCGCCGAGCTGGGCTTCCAGCCCAACCTGGTGGCCCGCTCGCTGCGCGTCGGCCGTGCCGACGTCGTGGGACTGGTCGTCGAGAGCCTCGCCGACCCGTTCTTCGCCCGGCTCACCAGCGCTGTCGAGCAGGCCGCCTACGAGCGGGGCCTGGCGGTGATGGTCTCCAGCGTCGGCAACCAGGAACCGGAGCGGGAGTCGGTGATCGTGGAGAGCTTGCTCGTCCGCCAGGTCGCCGGTCTCATCGTCGCGCCGATGGCCCAGAGCCACGCCTACCTCGCCGGACCCGGCCGGCGAACGCCGATCGTGTTCGTGGACCGGCTCCCGGAGGGGCTGGTCAGCGATGCCGTGCTGGTCGACGACCTCGCCGCCGCTGAGACGGCGACCCGTCACCTGCTCGACCACGGCCACCGCCGGGTCGCCTTCCTCGGGTCGGAGCTGCGGAACCCGACGACCAGGCTGCGCCTGGCCGGTTACCGCCGGGCGCTCGCCGCGCAGGGGCTGGCCGACGACGAGTCCCTCGTCGCCGTGGGCGCCGGGACGGTCGCAGAGGCCCGCGCGGCGGCCGAGCAGCTGCTGGCCGCGCCGCAGCCGCCGACAGCGATCTTCTCCTCCAACATGCGGTGCTCGCTGGGACTGGTGCCGCTGCTCCACGGCCACGGGCGCACCGACGTGGCGGTGGTCAGCTTCGACGACTTCGCGATGGCCGACTCGCTCGTCCCGGCGGTGACGGTCCTGGACCACGACCCCGAGGTCATCGGCCGCGTCGCCGCCGAGCGGCTGTTCCGCCGGCTCGACGACCCCGACGCCCCCGCGGAGACGGTGATGGTGCCGGTCGGCCTGGTGGCGCGGGGCTCCGGGGAGCTCCGGCCGCACGGCCACGAGGTGGTCGCCGCGCACGACGGACTGAAGGACGAGTTGCAGGACATGGTGCGCCACGGAGGAGAAGGGAGGGCGTCGACCATGACGTCGCCGCACGCACAGGAGGGGGCGCGGTGA
- a CDS encoding hemerythrin domain-containing protein, with protein MSDFEITALVLAEHEVFRREFARLEDLSDQELAAAWEALHARLEVHAVAEEQLFYPLLAQEAEGEQETAEGVHDHNEIRHAAAAVEEHEVGSEDWWEAVRAVRQVNADHMSEEETDFFPPFKEAVDDEQREALGMRWLAFHDEHEQAEGLSGADAEVAEVVATEVPEGDPSR; from the coding sequence ATGTCCGACTTTGAGATCACCGCCCTCGTCCTGGCCGAGCACGAGGTCTTCCGGCGGGAGTTCGCACGGCTCGAGGACCTGTCCGACCAGGAACTCGCCGCCGCGTGGGAGGCGCTGCACGCCAGGCTGGAGGTGCACGCCGTCGCCGAGGAACAGCTGTTCTACCCGCTGCTCGCCCAGGAGGCGGAGGGGGAGCAGGAGACGGCGGAGGGCGTGCACGACCACAACGAGATCCGGCACGCCGCGGCCGCCGTCGAGGAGCACGAGGTCGGCAGCGAGGACTGGTGGGAGGCGGTGCGCGCCGTGCGGCAGGTCAACGCCGACCACATGAGCGAGGAGGAGACGGACTTCTTCCCCCCGTTCAAGGAGGCCGTCGACGACGAGCAGCGCGAGGCCCTCGGGATGCGCTGGTTGGCGTTCCACGACGAGCACGAGCAGGCCGAGGGGCTGTCCGGCGCGGACGCGGAGGTGGCCGAGGTGGTCGCGACCGAGGTGCCGGAGGGCGACCCGTCCCGCTGA
- a CDS encoding SDR family oxidoreductase has translation MTDFDGRTVLVTGATGGIGGATVRRLKAAGADVIASGRSVGSLERLAAETGARPLAFDLTSEDSVRSAVEGVDLWGVVNCGGFGGEIASPMETDIDVFDKVISTNARGALLVTKYASASMIRLGRGGAIVNVSSQASLVALHGHISYGSSKAALDNITRVSALELGKHGIRVNSVNPTVVMTEMSAWYWGRPDIEGPFLDQMPLGRWATEEEIAAPIVFLLSDDASMISGVSLPIDGGYTAR, from the coding sequence ATGACGGACTTCGACGGCCGTACCGTGCTGGTCACGGGGGCCACCGGCGGCATCGGCGGAGCCACGGTGCGCCGGCTGAAGGCTGCTGGTGCCGACGTCATCGCCAGCGGCCGATCGGTGGGATCGCTCGAACGGCTCGCCGCCGAGACCGGGGCCCGCCCCCTCGCGTTCGACCTGACCTCCGAGGACAGCGTCCGCTCGGCGGTCGAGGGGGTGGACCTGTGGGGCGTGGTGAACTGCGGCGGCTTCGGCGGGGAGATCGCCTCCCCGATGGAGACCGACATCGACGTCTTCGACAAGGTCATCAGCACCAACGCCCGTGGCGCGCTGCTGGTCACGAAGTACGCGTCGGCGTCGATGATCCGGCTGGGCCGGGGCGGTGCCATCGTGAACGTGTCCAGCCAGGCGAGCCTCGTGGCGCTGCACGGCCACATCTCCTACGGGTCCTCGAAGGCGGCACTGGACAACATCACCCGCGTCTCGGCCCTCGAGCTGGGCAAGCACGGGATCCGGGTCAACAGCGTGAACCCGACCGTGGTGATGACCGAGATGTCGGCGTGGTACTGGGGGCGGCCTGACATCGAGGGGCCCTTCCTCGACCAGATGCCGCTCGGCCGGTGGGCGACGGAGGAGGAGATCGCCGCGCCGATCGTGTTCCTCCTCAGCGACGACGCCTCCATGATCTCCGGCGTCTCCCTGCCCATCGACGGCGGCTACACCGCCCGCTGA
- a CDS encoding ester cyclase, translating to MTSTSTRDLYRRWLDELWAGQPGAAAQLVGPDFVGHWPDRDVHGPDGLAAVVAETRSLFTEITFELTVGPIVDGDLVAARWSGRGVTPRGSTSFAGNDVLRVAGGRFVEYWPASSAGS from the coding sequence ATGACCTCGACGTCGACCCGGGACCTGTACCGACGGTGGCTGGACGAGCTCTGGGCCGGTCAGCCGGGTGCGGCCGCGCAACTGGTCGGTCCGGACTTCGTGGGGCACTGGCCGGACCGCGACGTCCACGGGCCCGACGGACTGGCGGCCGTCGTCGCCGAGACCCGGTCACTGTTCACCGAGATCACCTTCGAGCTGACGGTGGGCCCGATCGTCGACGGCGACCTGGTCGCCGCGCGCTGGTCCGGCCGGGGGGTCACCCCGCGGGGCAGCACGTCCTTCGCCGGCAACGACGTCCTGCGCGTGGCGGGCGGCCGGTTCGTCGAGTACTGGCCGGCCTCGTCGGCCGGCTCCTGA